In a genomic window of Carassius carassius chromosome 43, fCarCar2.1, whole genome shotgun sequence:
- the LOC132124652 gene encoding transcription factor PU.1-like produces MLHYRMEGCVISPLSEELIPYDADARPIYDFYPYLSTDPQTHLESGWDYTSVHGHHSEFEPPQGNHFTELHPSTYRFGDTEAFHPSVDSLVPVVPPQYTYVPHPLYQRSPVPHCSTDDEDPGGRSPPFEVSEGEEDNDRHPGISSSGSKRKVRLYQFLLDLLQDGDMRDCIWWVDRERGVFQFSSKHKETLAGRWGQQKGNRKRMTYQKMARALRNYGKTGEVKKVKKKLTYQFSGEVLRRTTTERRQYHH; encoded by the exons ATGTTGCATTACAGAATGGAAGGCTGTGTTATTTCACCT TTGTCAGAAGAATTAATTCCGTATGATGCAGATGCTCGGCCGATATATGACTTCTACCCGTATCTCAGCACTGACCCTCAGACTCATCTTG AAAGTGGCTGGGACTACACAAGTGTTCATGGCCATCACAGTGAATTTGAGCCTCCCCAAGGAAACCATTTCACTGAGCTGCACCCCAGCACATACCGCTTCGGAGACACGGAGGCCTTCCACCCATCCGTAGATTCACTTGTTCCTGTCGTTCCTCCACAG TATACTTACGTCCCCCACCCACTGTACCAGCGGTCCCCAGTCCCCCACTGCAGTACTGATGATGAGGACCCCGGGGGGCGCAGTCCACCGTTCGAGGTGTCCGAGGGTGAGGAGGACAACGACAGACATCCGGGCatctccagctcag GAAGCAAGCGGAAGGTGCGCCTCTATCAGTTCCTCCTGGACCTCCTGCAGGACGGAGACATGCGGGACTGCATCTGGTGGGTGGACCGAGAGAGAGGCGTCTTTCAGTTCTCCTCCAAACACAAGGAGACACTCGCCGGCCGCTGGGGCCAGCAGAAGGGCAACCGCAAGAGAATGACCTACCAGAAGATGGCCAGGGCCCTGCGCAACTACGGCAAGACTGGAGAGGTCAAAAAGGTGAAGAAGAAGCTGACGTACCAGTTCAGCGGCGAGGTGCTGAGGAGGACGACTACGGAGAGGAGACAGTATCATCACTGA